One stretch of Toxoplasma gondii ME49 chromosome XI, whole genome shotgun sequence DNA includes these proteins:
- a CDS encoding hypothetical protein (encoded by transcript TGME49_314460~Signal peptide predicted by SignalP 2.0 HMM (probability 0.931) with cleavage site probability 0.541 at residue 48~Predicted trans-membrane domain (TMHMM2.0):20-43), translating to MQRLSSFPCLFSVSGRLCRGWFSFFAALPCFVVCLCLFSCVCAPLSLAVAVGRPSSARASTSLASPGMSSPVSRLGARLSLLSQTRLSRSRECKVAASTAALRRSCEQSLLRLLRSPEDQTTETRQANKKRSGSLRPPGTLFPALRLAGFIASSSSEVVTEMSLGGEWNVEVNLQLAVSELASQVYGHPGDGGTQGGAGFFRRWLSIGQKGQRKDWQRHPFFRALLEMAARKDLSLTLNVNREGFLAIGRGADPLANQRHPFPPAVWQLKRQPFAALSVEIEVPFPADDPEFILVFVAPVEPGRFLPSSVRVNEGRVFVAVSPFLPWQKIEIGNFSMRPKTLKTIVDPALL from the coding sequence ATGCAGCGGCTTTCGAGTTTTCCGtgtctgttctctgtgtccGGGCGTCTGTGTCGCGGCTggttctctttttttgctGCTTTGCCATGTTTcgtcgtgtgtctgtgtcttttctcctgcgTGTGtgcccctctctctttggcAGTAGCCGTGGGGAGACCGTCCTCAGCGCGAGCTTCCACCAGTCTCGCCTCGCCTGGTAtgtcttctcctgtctctcgactTGGTGCCCgactttctctgctctcccaAACGCGACTTTCGCGTTCTCGAGAATGCAAGGTCGCGGCAAGCACGGCTGCTCTGCGCCGCTCTTGTGAACagtcgcttctgcgtctccttcggtcTCCAGAGGAtcagacgacagagacgagacaggccAATAAAAAGCGGAGCGGTTCGCTCCGCCCGCCTGGCACTTTGTTTCCTGCCTTGCGGCTTGCGGGCTTCATTGCTTCTTCGAGTTCCGAGGTTGTGACGGAAATGAGCCTGGGAGGCGAGTGGAATGTCGAGGTGAACCTCCAGCTAGCGGTCTCGGAGCTCGCCAGCCAGGTGTATGGACACCCCGGAGACGGGGGCACTCAAGGTGGAGCTGGCTTCTTCCGCCGCTGGTTGTCGATCGGGCAAAAGGGGCAACGGAAGGATTGGCAGAGACATCCGTTTTTCCGCGCCCTTCTCGAAATGGCTGCCCGTAAGGACCTCTCTCTGACACTAAATGTCAACAGAGAGGGCTTCTTGGCAATCGGCCGCGGCGCCGATCCGCTGGCGAACCAACGCCACCCGTTCCCGCCTGCTGTCTGgcagctgaagagacagccgTTCGCTGCGCTCTCCGTGGAAATCGAAGTTCCCTTCCCCGCAGACGATCCCGAGTTTATTCTTGTCTTTGTCGCGCCAGTGGAGCCTGGACGCTTTCTCCCGTCTTCAGTAAGAGTGAACGAAGGCCgagtcttcgtcgccgtctcgcctttcctaCCCTGGCAAAAAATCGAAATCGGCAATTTCTCCATGCGCCCGAAAACTCTCAAAACCATCGTGGATCCAGCGCTGCTCTAA
- a CDS encoding hypothetical protein (encoded by transcript TGME49_314470) — protein sequence MATGRRETRPKSSGLPSGKRLMNVSEDEWDDVPSDSESVSSSSSRTTSRLATRKASSQKFVQDERKAKRGFGVDENDAVQTPETDLRAGSSPSSPDARSACDVPWIRGFGRSRENRFRCKGAAFAWNDVDSEEGEGYAVPAYDLPPNVKLLKLSLDASVTADPTTLLQSYLDTLKAEPPCGASAANVDEVLVSLPSSQKKSHGPTRCRVTYQAPLGDELHIGSSPQKTQPLSEHRFLGTLHFAACTAPLKAGESEAEPCEAATERTQEKRRHEDSRASGRGNATFGEERGIPAWQKEPSFMTWHRIKPYGLDGSSCPPRSPPERDNAKQTSEKTTRKGEEMVAEDGSAQERKSKEKRKGHHR from the exons atGGCGACGGGCAGACGCGAGACGCGCCCAAAGAGCAGCGGACTGCCGTCTGGCAAGCGTTTGATGAACGTCTCAGAAGACGAGTGGGATGATGTTCCTTCTGACAGCGAaagcgtctcttcctcttcttctcgcacgACTTCTAGGCTAGCGACGCGGAAAGCCAGTAGCCAGAAGTTCGTGCAAGACGAGCGAAAAGCCAAGCGCGGCTTCGGCGTAGACGAGAACGacgctgtacagacacccgagactGACTTACGCGCCGGGTCTTCGCCGTCCTCCCCAGACGCTCGTTCCGCGTGCGACGTTCCCTGGATCCGCGGCTTCggacgcagcagagaaaaccgaTTTCGATGCAAAGGAGCCGCGTTTGCGTGGAACGATGTCGACagtgaggaaggcgagggctACGCCGTTCCTGCGTACGATCTCCCCCCCAACGTTAAACTTCTCAAACTTTCTCTCGACGCGTCTGTCACTGCAGACCCTACAA CTCTTCTGCAGTCGTACCTCGACACTCTGAAGGCCGAGCCTCCATGCGGCGCCTCCGCTGCGAATGTTGACGAGGTActtgtgtctctgccgtcAAGTCAAAAGAAGTCGCACGGACCGACGCGCTGTAGGGTCACTTACCAGGCGCCGTTGGGTGACGAACTTCACATAGGGAGCAGCCCTCAGAAGACCCAGCCTCTCTCTGAGCACCGCTTCCTTGGCACGCTGCatttcgctgcatgcacggcgcCTCTGAAGGCTGGGGAGTCTGAGGCGGAGCCTTGCGAAGCGGCGACAGAACGCACACAAGAAAAGCGGCGACATGAAGACTCCCGGGCGTCCGGTCGGGGCAACGCGACATTCGGAGAAGAG CGCGGCATTCCCGCCTGGCAGAAGGAGCCTTCATTCATGACTTGGCACCGCATCAAGCCGTACGGCTTGGATGGATCTTCCTGCCCTCCGCGGTCGCCgcctgagagagacaacgcaaAGCAAACATCGGAGAAGACAACTcggaaaggcgaggagatGGTGGCCGAGGACGGCAGCGCGCAGGAACGGAAGagcaaggagaagagaaaaggacatCACCGTTGA
- a CDS encoding hypothetical protein (encoded by transcript TGME49_314480) — translation MAPALHRRPAGPGAGGKQLRGKGKMKKRKESPAPAGRTKSGNRSTEGGKRFSVKKQGKKFRPHASGKNKGREQKQKNAKAAGSRDAKKTPQASRTSDGDELKVWAFQKEKGKKQKASVQTKNLGSVEKGQSASAARAKPKPRSGMKPAKQRKSFEEQLREYLDEQTGRTGKAAGKEAETSQAGAGERKTGTAFCGEKGEEGNEQAAESQDASAAVESLSVSKKRKLMSEMKLSHRNEDAGYIKQCFRLYGHLLATRPEQQNSGTPQVAERVKDLFDFILPRVSEGDRHLCTSRALQALLKFGSKDQRQQLWTILKGDFAELCMGKTMCQVAMKFYLYGDRATQEEISQLLSRNKEIFFSKFGARVWEYVYTSTKSAKGQQQMLNAVVLPPLAMVRHPDYQEAPTFFDLFDKFDVETRKLTMEHIASLLQKFVDKELLDKAPVHRMLKIYTRLANEEQINAVLQMTVEGFLRLASTKDGVDAMVRLLGYATAKQRKAIVKEMKKVMVSMTTNPVDYLLVLRLLCTVDDTKLLRDVLIKELTKDMGTIAFDPQGYFVLLQLLDTSSEPCKHLPLHTRQMLQLPAPTSLKPFDLRIGELRGPIVEALEKELEETAGRSSSDCSLSSPPKKLRKTNVGMKKHADAEPSESGGEQGGDDAAEETEKRKSTFKDWLENQYASRVFLEFVKVTKSPKILQFLLGELSNNATSLRSFVDHPQTQRLLSSLVKQADETWEVAGSPERPTGQDKGQSKQSFIEALWLVLAPHLSTVLASRGVFLATDILQASRRLNAQNLEKQIVQVLEGDVLKQARESAQAQGLSTAGLNVLSSKLKEN, via the exons ATGGCTCCGGCGCTTCACCGGCGCCCTGCGGGGCCCGGCGCGGGTGGCAAGCAGCTGCGGGGGAAAGGCAAaatgaaaaagaggaaagagtcTCCTGCTCCCGCAGGCAGGACGAAGAGCGGCAACAGATCCACAGAAGGTGGAAAGAGATTCAGCGTGAAGAAGCAGGGAAAGAAGTTCCGGCCGCATGCCTCGGGGAAGAACAAgggcagagagcagaaacagaagaacgcgaaagctgctggaagcagagacgccaaGAAGACGCCCCAGGCCAGCCGGACGTCCGATGGAGACGAGCTCAAGGTGTGGGCGTtccaaaaagaaaaaggaaagaagcagaaggcttCCGTTCAGACGAAGAATCTGGGTTCCGTCGAGAAAGGGCAAAGCGCCTCTGCGGCGAGAGCAAAGCCGAAGCCGAGGTCAGGGATGAAgccagcgaagcagaggaaatcGTTCGAAGAACAGCTTCGCGAGTACTTGGACGAACAGACTGGGAGAACCGGAAAGGCTGCTGgcaaggaggcagagacaagTCAGGCGGGCGccggggagagaaagacaggaacagCTTTTTGtggcgagaaaggagaagaaggaaacgaacagGCGGCAGAGAGTCAAGACGCGAGCGCGGCAGTCGAGTCGCTCTCCGTAAGCAAAAAGCGGAAACTGATGAGTGAAATGAAACTCAGCCACCGGAACGAGGACGCAGGATACATCAAGCAGTGCTTTCGACTGTATGGACACCTTCTGGCCACGCGTCCCGAACAACAGAATTCAGGCACACCTCAAGTCGCCGAAAGAGTCAAAGATCTCTTCGACTTCATCCTTCCGAGAGTCAGCGAG GGCGACCGCCACCTTTGCacttctcgcgctctccaAGCCTTGCTCAAGTTTGGCAGCAAAGACCAGCGCCAGCAGCTGTGGACAATTCTGAAAG GCGACTTTGCGGAGCTGTGCATGGGGAAGACGATGTGCCAGGTGGCTATGAAGTTTTATCTCTACGGCGACAGGGCAACACAGGAGGAAATCAGCCAGCTTCTctcgagaaacaaagagatcTTCTTTTCCAAG TTTGGAGCCCGCGTCTGGGAATATGTGTACACCTCCACGAAATCGGCCAAAGG ACAACAGCAGATGCTTAACGCTGTCGTGCTTCCTCCGTTGGCAATGGTGCGACATCCGGACTATCAAGAGGCGCCGACCTTCTTTGACCTCTTTGACAAGTTTGACGTTGAGACGCGAAAACTGACCATGG AGCACattgcttctctgcttcagaAGTTTGTCGACAAGGAGCTTCTGGACAAGGCGCCCGTGCACCGCATGCTGAAGATTTACACGCG GCTGGCAAATGAGGAACAAATAAATGCCGTACTTCAGATGACTGTCGAGGGGTTCCTGCGTCTTGCCTCTACAAAAGATGGAGTAGAC GCGATGGTGCGCCTTCTAGGCTacgcgacagcgaagcagagaaaggctATTGTGAAGGAGATGAAAAAGGTTATGGTGTCGATGACAACGAATCCCGTCGATTaccttctcgttcttcgccttctgtgcACTGTAGATGATACAAAACTTCTTCGGGATGTCCTCATCAAG GAACTGACGAAGGACATGGGAACCATTGCCTTCGATCCTCAAGGCtacttcgttctcctccagcTTCTAGACACGTCGTCTGAGCCGTGCAAACACCTGCCTCTTCACACTCGACAGATGCTCCAGCTTCCTGCTCCTACCAG TCTGAAGCCGTTCGACCTTCGCATTGGTGAACTTCGGGGCCCTATCGTAGAGGCGCTCGAGAAAGAACTGGAGGAGACGGCTGGGCGTTCTTCCAGCGActgttccctttcttcgcctccgaagaagctgcgaaaGACCAATGTGGGAATGAAGAAGCATGCCGACGCAGAGCCTTCAGAGAGCGGTGGCGAGCAAGGCGGCGAcgacgcagcagaggaaacagagaaacggaagagcaCTTTCAAAGACTGGCTCGAAAACCAGTATGCGTCGCGGGTCTTCCTCGAGTTCGTGAAGGTTACAAAAA GCCCTAAGattcttcagtttcttcttggGGAACTCAGCAACAATGCAACGTCGCTACGCAGCTTTGTCGACCACCC ACAGACACAGCGGCTTTTGTCAAGCCTCGTAAAGCAAGCAGATGAAACGTGGGAAGTTGCCGGATCTCCAGAGCGACCCACTGGACAAGACAAGGGACAATCAAAACAATCTTTCATCGAGGCCTTATGGCTTGTCTTGGCCCCCCACCTGTCCACCGTTCTGGCGTCTCGAGGAGTGTTTCTTGCAACGGACATTCTCCAAGCGTCCCGGCGTCTGAATGCACAAAACCTTGAGAAGCAG ATTGTGCAAGTCCTCGAAGGAGACGTGCTCAAGCAAGCACGCGAAAGTGCCCAGGCACAAG GCTTGTCGACTGCAGGCTTAAATGTACTCTCGTCCAAGCTCAAGGAGAATTGA
- a CDS encoding hypothetical protein (encoded by transcript TGME49_314482) produces MYWCFHVAKASTNETLCVQAFNVQTVHSFVLCARRRSSTADRASGAALRGTQALAYNPTMQYGNENMRLAPGSMPAAPVVMRPVVAPLIQGTFWRVHNGLAAASNSLLGTGKDPVGTHTPCQTTRIRN; encoded by the exons ATGTACTGGTGTTTCCACGTAGCCAAGGCTTCTACTAATGAAACCCTCTGTGTGCAAGCTTTCAATGTACAGACCGTACACTCGTTTGTTCTCTGTGCGCGTCGACGCTCGAGCACGGCTG ATAGGGCGTCGGGGGCAGCACTGCGTGGGACCCAGGCGCTCGCATACAATCCAACGATGCAGTACGGAAACGAAAACATGAGGCTTGCACCCGGTAGCATGCCTGCGGCCCCTGTAGTGATGCGGCCAGTTGTAGCACCTTTGATTCAGGGCACCTTCTGGCGTGTACACAACGGGCTCGCTGCTGCCTCTAATTCTCTTCTCGGTACTGGTAAGGATCCGGTTGGAACGCATACTCCATGCCAAACCACACGCATCAGAAACTGA
- a CDS encoding hypothetical protein (encoded by transcript TGME49_314485) → MQRKAASDCRRASSAAAVSRGYTSQPGKLQISSVSTVHQRLFNQKPNCGSRRICCVKKLIEGEESTRATLRRGSSPHTTGYHRAHQGRDGGRLLVDAEVKHGVRRRSSSCADIDNQSAIHNGCSFSHGSLRTGQSTLVDFRCLRCVPVAQNRSASVGPKTNQSGSAKNTTSRNVATETKDDAPLGLERRLSRLEQIYVSQEEAIQVRIQTEVTRRIFVVEIILPKHHGPD, encoded by the coding sequence ATGCAGAGGAAGGCTGCCTCCGATTGTCGGCGCGCAAGCTCTGCGGCGGCAGTCTCGAGAGGCTATACTTCACAACCGGGGAAGCTACAGATTTCCTCTGTATCCACGGTCCACCAACGCCTTTTCAATCAAAAACCGAACTGTGGAAGTCGGCGCATATGTTGTGTCAAGAAGCTGAttgaaggagaggagagcacaCGTGCAACCCTACGGCGCGGTAGCTCTCCGCACACTACGGGATATCATCGTGCACATCAGGGCCGTGATGGTGGGCGGCTGCTGGTTGATGCTGAGGTGAAGCATggagtgagaagaagaagcagtaGCTGTGCCGACATCGACAATCAGTCGGCAATCCACAACGGGTGCAGCTTCTCGCATGGATCCCTACGGACTGGTCAAAGCACCTTGGTTGATTTCAGGTGCCTTCGGTGCGTACCGGTGGCCCAAAACAGATCAGCGAGCGTCGGACCGAAGACGAATCAGAGCGGCTCAGCGAAGAACACAACGTCACGGAATGTGgccacagagacgaaggatgATGCACCACTGGGTCTCGAAAGGCGACTCTCGAGACTAGAGCAGATCTATGTCTCCCAAGAAGAAGCAATACAGGTTCGCATACAAACAGAGGTGACCAGACGGATTTTCGTTGTGGAGATCATTCTCCCTAAACACCATGGGCCTGACTGA
- a CDS encoding hypothetical protein (encoded by transcript TGME49_314487~Predicted trans-membrane domain (TMHMM2.0):19-42): MASHPDGDRAEDNIFSMTDVNSFCLSLFCFVVAMYFVPFGVTTPRVAKQSAYALSFFCRRPGSGPGDAVTARKCTATGSVVSQRMPNFGRASYNFGAALR, encoded by the exons ATGGCATCCCATCCGGATGGAGATCGAGCAGAAGATAACATATTCTCAATGACGGATGTGAATTCTTTTTGTCTGTCACTGTTTTGTTTCGTGGTTGCAATGTATTTTGTTCCTTTCGGAGTTACAACTCCACGCGTAGCCAAACAATCAGCATATGCGTTAAGTTTCTTCTGTAGACGCCCTGGCAGCGGTCCAGGAGACGCAGTCACAGCTCGGAAATGTACGGCAACTGGCAGCGTCGTCAGCCAGCGCATGCCGAACTTTGGACGAGCGTCTTACAACTTTGG AGCGGCGCTCCGATAA